Within Ipomoea triloba cultivar NCNSP0323 chromosome 9, ASM357664v1, the genomic segment GGGTTCGAAGCTTATTTAATTTCCCACAAAACAGTAGCAGCTCCTCCAAATTTAGGTAACCTTGGTTAACATTAATGATGTCCAATAGTGGTGCTTTACCCCCGCACTGACGATGAAGGGGGccactgctgctgctgctgctaccACTAAggtcataacgggcaaatagtTGTTCTCTTGTGCGCTGCAACTCGTGGCAGTTCCTTTTTCTGTGGTACACCTGCATCTCTAGAACATGAACCTGCTCCTTTGCCCACATCAATACTTTATTAAGATCACTCTGCATTTTGTTTTGCTTCTCAAACAAAACTTGAACATCTTTTTTATTTAGATGAATATGAGTCTCCAATTCTGTTAGCTTCTCCAAGGGCTTATCCTGTTACTCAGTTCATACACCACCAGCTTGCTTacacacaaaatcaataatCGAAAAGCAAAAAGCATATCCCAAACCTCTTGCATATGACGATATCCTTTTACCCCAaggccatcatcatcatcatcatcatcatctaagATCCTGacttgtttaatttctttattaataatttccTTCTCACACACAACGAGAACAGGCTTTATCCACCGTAGAATCTTGATTATCCACATGAAAGTGTAGTTTTCATCTTCTGCGCCTTCATCCCAAAACAAACATGCATGCGCTGGCCGGCCAACAAAATCTGAGGCTGCAGGATTAGTGCTAATTTTGTTCTTCTCCTGCCCCTGCCCCCCCAGGCcgtaaaattcaaaaaattgggTGTCCATTGCAATGGAAACCAGCATTCTTCGAATCCAAGGATGCACTGTACAAGCATCTACTACTCTCAGACTACTGAGCCTTTTAGCCTCATCTTCATAAAATGGTTGTATAAATCCGAGACGGATGAGTTCCATAAAgttttcttctcctccttcttcttcttcttcttcagtctCAGTGATGAAGCCTTCTGCCATCCACCAATAGATTAGTGGCATTTTGTTGATGAGGAAGGTCTCAGGAAATGCGGCAAGGCAGAGCGAGCGGAGCTTCAAATTGGTAGGAAGATGGTCGTAACTCTTCTTGAGAGAGGCAATCATGGGTGATATCAGCAGGCTCTCTTCAATGCACATATCATTGCATGCACTCGTGTTTGATACCCTTTTCTCATCCCAGATTTTACTCTCGTAGTTTATTGATGGATACTCGGGGGGCTGGGGGGTGAATTGGGAAACTAACATCCTGATTTTCTCCATCCTCTTAGCAAtgccagacaaccattttgaaacttcaattttatCCTTTTGCATTAAACCAAGCTTGGAATCATAAGAAGATTCATGCCGTCGAAGCCACTCGTGGGGATCAATAAACTCTGTCAAATGTGGTCGTAACTTGAAATAAATCATATCGTCAAGTTCTTGTATTACGCATTTAAGCTTGCCCTCAACATCATCATCCTTAAGTATTCAGGCTTTGGATAGTCTTCCATCTGCAGCACTTCATTCATTATAGTTATCTCGCTTTTAATGTGTTCACATTTGAATTTAACCAGAGACTTTTCGATCTTCTCCGTTTTGTACTCATACTCCACTCTCCTTATCCTCCTgaaactcaatttttttttttcaatcaattaaaTTCCCTCAAACTGCCAATGActtgtgatctagtgacacccggtttcACTCCATATGGAAGGGGTGGAGAAGATGCTAACTCATGCATTGGGAGAGtcacttcgtgccactagaccaaAAAGTTATTGACTTACTaacttcaatttaattattaattaatgtgtaAATTCATAATTAACTCATGCATGCTCATCTCCAATCTAGTGCTTTATAATTTGATAGCATggcatttatttttcatatgaaatattaatttgacaaaattgttgaacatatactagtGATAGATTAGAGTGTACTCAAAACGAACTCATGTTGATCTAAAGTAAGGAATATTttagagaagatgaagaagatgaatgaTATGTTCTAATTCTTAGTACTTTTATATGTACAATTCATATCAAACTCATATGATTTCATGTCAATTGGAAGTTAAATATCTGCCTATTTGATTCTTTTCTGTCATTAGGTGATTTGGAGGCATTGGTAGTAACTACACATGGTCCTATCATTTTATTGGCTTGGGGCAGGTAAAAAAATAGGTACAATCCGAacttaacatatatttttatacctaaaatttaaattatttaaaagaaaaaaatactattgcATGTCATATAACTTCGAAATAAGatttacaagtttttaacaTATTTACATCcacaataataatcataaaaaaaattattgatgcttacctaaatgcaaaataatcaataacgACATCAGTgccttcataaataaataattataatttataaaaataataaacaatttttaaaaaataatattgttattatattaaattataaattaattattaataaaaacttataaaacaaaacttacaAACAAGGATGAAGCTAAAAATCATCGTAATTGAGGACGCAAAatcaaaatacttcaaaacgcagtaaaatatttataacaaaatatgaaacataattaagttaattaatttgataaaatggTTTGAATAGAAAACGCATTATAAACCACACTCTCCTATTggtatgatatttataaatactattttcttttagctagatcaatttcaagtttttCTAGAATAATTTGAACACGATAAAACATAATAGAAACTTCAGAATGCATTTGActaaataattcataaaaaagcaaattatcatttaaatttttattaataactaaatcacaaaatataattcatacaaattaattatttaattaatcaagataaataatttttacaattcaAAACTCATTATAAAAGTTTACAAAATAGCACAACTTATAAATACAAGTATTAAATTACTCAAttataaatagattttaaaattataaataaatctcacaaatcaaattttttatttaatagatTGTTGGTGCATTGTAaaagttcacaaaataacacTTGTTATAAATACAAGTATTAAATTActcaattataaattaatctcacaaatcaaatttttatttaacagaGTGTTTGGGAAAAAATATATCCAAAATATATCCAATAGGTCTCAACCCCGTACCTTTCCTATAAGATACATGTATCCTACCAACTAAGCCATTTAATccttgaataaaataaatgcattttatttacttatatcgatatgtatattatactatatatatgaaaaggACGGGTGGGGTGGGGTAGGCACCCTCATAGCATGGGCCCTAGGCAAAGGCGGCCTAGCCTACCCTTGTCCAGGGGCGGCCCTTGTTGTAACATAATGTAAATTAGAACTCAATTAAACATATTTTGAAGTTATCTTGACACAAAGACGTATTTCGAGTGTCATGAGAGGTCACGAATgtgaaaaagaataaaaaaaataaaagggaaattatacaactttattttgtttcatGGTTTAAGCCtgggaaaaattaaagcataGATATAAAGTGCTTTTCTACTTTATCTAAATTTAAAACATAGATAGAATACTAATAAATACAAACGctatataatatggtaataaagtCTTTTAAATCAGATTGTATTaaattagattttattttaaaaccaaaaaacaaCTAGGTAACTGGTCTAATAATCATAGATTATGCaccaattaaaaaaatgggAATGAATTTTGTTCCTCAATTGCAATCAGTTGACAAAtgaggtgtatatatataaatgaaaatagACTTTGTAATAAATCAATCATCACCTAggaaaacactttttttttattttatttttaatatagaaaAACTTTTACAATTCGTGAAAGTTACTTTTCCCTACATATAAAATTGTATCACTAAATATGCATTGAGTTAACCCTTTTTGCGTACATTGTTTTAAACTAAGAGCACAATGTCCAAACATGCAATGCAACACTGTTTcaatctaaatatatataatggaaatGCATGTAATGGCATAAAGCATCTTCAaataaatatcacaaaaaaactatattaacagtatattataaaaatatatttcaaaatatatacaggcaacgaaataaataaaatgtgaaacattttatcataattatattgacATAAATCAACAAAATAAGTCTCGTGTGATAAATCCAATCAGGcttcattaataattaaaacattttacaaTGTCAAAAAGATACTATATGcatattactataaatataaatgagcattgacatttatatatataaaaataaatatcattatgtagtaaaattgaaatcttttttttttaatcaatcaatTCATGACACATCATtatggagtaaaaaaaaaagtaaaaagtgagATTACATATAATATTACTCTTTTTATTCATAGTAATAAGTACGATGACTTCtcttcattttaaaatttaccataatgagaaattgaaagagatAGTTGGAAAGGGAAGGAAATACCATTCAATGTCATAAAGTTGCTTCATGATTCTTACGGGACATTCATCTATATTTTCCACtgctctttctccttctctaTTTCCGCTCACTTCTTGGATACAATTATTTGTCATGTTTGTCCCTTCGTTTCTATTATTTGCTATAGCTCAGGTATTTGAAAGTGTAGAAGTTTTGAAATAAGTGTAGTGTATATATAACAAAGTAatgtaattcttttttttttttttttttttttgatttgttGCTCAATATATAAGTAAACCAAATTCTTATTCTTTACTTGCCATATCTAAGAGTAAAAGAATCTTTACTttgactctgtttggcagagcttatttatgagcttataacttattttaagctactaataagctataagctctgtttggtaatgtccctaaaataagctagtagcttaaaataagagcttatttttgaacgctacttaaggtagcgtttcaaaataagctagtagcttcctaactttttttccatctttaaccttattattttaaagaaatgacatcatttacacttcccaattaaaacctttttggctaaacctttttgactttttttcttcaatatgtttagttttaatttcaatttgacatttttgtttgaacattgatttttgtatgaattaatcttatgaattataaacattttgttttgctttatatgttttcaaatatatgctcttactttatattttattaaaatatattgatttcactattttatttttaaatatataaacaaacctatttaaatttaaactatttaaattgtatgaagatgtcctttttagtctttttacatttatcagcttatcgaaaagctaattttaccaaacacttttaagcataacagttaGCTTAAGAGCTCTTCATAtctcagcttcgagcttatagcttttcagttttcagctagtAGTACAATAATAACTTTAGAAGAAAAAAGTGTATTGTATATAATCAAGCAGTATAATTCTTGTTCGTTTTTGAGTTGTTACGTTGCTCAAAATTTAAGTAATCCTTTTGTTCTTTACTTACCGTGCATTTCTAAGAACAAAGGAATATCTAATTTACTCATTTCCCTTCTTAGTTCTCCCTTTTTGTGTCgtagatattttttaaaacttttattgtGCTTTTGTGTTTGTAATTGCAGTATAAGCACACAAGATGAAATGCTGGGGTAAAGTAAAGAGAGATGGGAAGACTAACCTAAGGCTTCTTGTGTACTAACCTGCATTGAGAGTTGATAGTTCGCAATAAAGATTAACGCATTTAGACAAGTCAAAGGTGTTTGAATAACAAAAGTAGAATATCACAACCATCCTTAAGTCATAATCTCATATAAACActtgagattgattatcattttgttaAAGAGTAAATACCTATCGAAAGAGTTTATATACGCTACGTTACTTCCTGTTAATGTGTAACATTATATCATTTAATATTAGGAGGaataagtataaattaaattttgacgTGAAAGTAGAgaatttagaattaaaaatcCCTCAAAATTCTTTTGTAAAAAGTTGTTCGAGTATATATACTATGTAAGCCTAGCTACACACTACaagataaaaacaaatatatagcACAAAATTGTAGTACCAGAataactttggaagaaaaaggTTTAGGGTATATGATCAAACAATGTAATTcttgttcattttttatttgttacatTGCTTAATACATAAGTAATATTCTTGTTCTTTACTTGCTGTGTCTAAGAGTAAGGAATATTTAACTTGTTCTTTTCCCTTCTCAGTTCTTACTTTTTGTGTattgtaaatattttaatttcaattgttGGCTCAATATAAACCAGATAAACACACAAGGTATAATGAATGGGGCAACGTAAAGGCACAccgaaagaaagagaaaaaagtcaattagacaagCTAAAAGTCTTTGAGTAATAAAAGTCGAATATCTCAGCATTCTTAAGTCATTTTAtctcatataaatatatacataacactTGAGATTGACTATTGGTTTGTTAAACAACGTATACCTATTAGGGAGAGTTTATATGAGCTCTGTCACTATAGTTCT encodes:
- the LOC116030748 gene encoding uncharacterized protein LOC116030748 encodes the protein MIYFKLRPHLTEFIDPHEWLRRHESSYDSKLGLMQKDKIEVSKWLSGIAKRMEKIRMLVSQFTPQPPEYPSINYESKIWDEKRVSNTSACNDMCIEESLLISPMIASLKKSYDHLPTNLKLRSLCLAAFPETFLINKMPLIYWWMAEGFITETEEEEEEGGEENFMELIRLGFIQPFYEDEAKRLSSLRVVDACTVHPWIRRMLVSIAMDTQFFEFYGLGGQGQEKNKISTNPAASDFVGRPAHACLFWDEGAEDENYTFMWIIKILRWIKPVLVVCEKEIINKEIKQVRILDDDDDDDDGLGVKGYRHMQEVWDMLFAFRLLILCVSKLVVYELSNRISPWRS